The SAR324 cluster bacterium genomic interval TTCTGCCTGAAACCGTTGATAGTTCTGTTGATACAGTTCTGTTTGTTCCGGATTCAACCGGATCAGTGCCTGAAGCATGTGCACAATCTGTATTTTGACCAGCAGGGGCGATACCCAGATATGCGGAAGCCAGTGATTATTTTGGTGCCAGTGTTTCTCTATCGGGTG includes:
- a CDS encoding zinc ABC transporter substrate-binding protein, with translation MEKHWHQNNHWLPHIWVSPLLVKIQIVHMLQALIRLNPEQTELYQQNYQRFQAE